In Stomoxys calcitrans chromosome 2, idStoCalc2.1, whole genome shotgun sequence, the following proteins share a genomic window:
- the LOC106089929 gene encoding uncharacterized protein LOC106089929 isoform X2 produces the protein MFLCILAIPLLVSGKSLFEYNVNPAYDLEAEESKSYSNFWPYFEYDSYPAHKRQKHYGHHHYYDDDSSDSDSHEYDDYDDHWHGHGHGPPPHARQKKGPPGHAKNKGHGGGPPGHGGLPPGHGGVPPGHGGVPPGHGGVPPGHGGVPPGHNKPIMPPRFPPPPVTDEDFINPWGGTNNPDVVVSSTTKQPALPFTTLSTTTTAAPTSAAPPTIPPSTTNADGLLYDIDVRFGQ, from the exons atg TTTTTGTGTATATTAGCCATTCCATTGTTGGTTTCTgggaaatctttatttgaatacaA TGTCAACCCGGCATATGATTTAGAAGCTGAGGAATCCAAAAGTTATTCCAATTTTTGGCCATATTTTGAATATGATTCATATCCAGCACATAAACGTCAAAAACATTATGGCCATCATCATTATTATGATGATGATTCTTCAGATTCCGATAGTCATGAATATGATGACTATGATGATCATTGGCATGGTCATGGTCATGGACCACCGCCACATgcaagacaaaaaaaaggaCCACCTGGTCATGCGAAAAATAAGGGACATGGAGGGGGACCTCCGGGCCATGGGGGCTTGCCACCAGGCCATGGAGGAGTGCCACCAGGCCATGGAGGTGTACCACCAGGCCATGGAGGTGTACCGCCAGGACATGGAGGAGTGCCACCAGGCCATAATAAACCAA TCATGCCACCACGATTTCCTCCACCTCCTGTTACAGATGAAGATTTTATAAATCCCTGGGGAGGCACAAACAATCCAGATGTTGTTGTTAGTTCTACCACAAAGCAGCCAGCTTTGCCATTTACAACATTGTCAACCACTACCACTGCAGCTCCAACATCAGCAGCCCCACCCACTATTCCACCATCAACGACTAATGCTGATGGCTTACTTTATGACATTGATGTTCGATTTGGtcaatag
- the LOC106089929 gene encoding uncharacterized protein LOC106089929 isoform X1, whose translation MFKKSITFLCILAIPLLVSGKSLFEYNVNPAYDLEAEESKSYSNFWPYFEYDSYPAHKRQKHYGHHHYYDDDSSDSDSHEYDDYDDHWHGHGHGPPPHARQKKGPPGHAKNKGHGGGPPGHGGLPPGHGGVPPGHGGVPPGHGGVPPGHGGVPPGHNKPIMPPRFPPPPVTDEDFINPWGGTNNPDVVVSSTTKQPALPFTTLSTTTTAAPTSAAPPTIPPSTTNADGLLYDIDVRFGQ comes from the exons atgtttaaaaaatccATAACG TTTTTGTGTATATTAGCCATTCCATTGTTGGTTTCTgggaaatctttatttgaatacaA TGTCAACCCGGCATATGATTTAGAAGCTGAGGAATCCAAAAGTTATTCCAATTTTTGGCCATATTTTGAATATGATTCATATCCAGCACATAAACGTCAAAAACATTATGGCCATCATCATTATTATGATGATGATTCTTCAGATTCCGATAGTCATGAATATGATGACTATGATGATCATTGGCATGGTCATGGTCATGGACCACCGCCACATgcaagacaaaaaaaaggaCCACCTGGTCATGCGAAAAATAAGGGACATGGAGGGGGACCTCCGGGCCATGGGGGCTTGCCACCAGGCCATGGAGGAGTGCCACCAGGCCATGGAGGTGTACCACCAGGCCATGGAGGTGTACCGCCAGGACATGGAGGAGTGCCACCAGGCCATAATAAACCAA TCATGCCACCACGATTTCCTCCACCTCCTGTTACAGATGAAGATTTTATAAATCCCTGGGGAGGCACAAACAATCCAGATGTTGTTGTTAGTTCTACCACAAAGCAGCCAGCTTTGCCATTTACAACATTGTCAACCACTACCACTGCAGCTCCAACATCAGCAGCCCCACCCACTATTCCACCATCAACGACTAATGCTGATGGCTTACTTTATGACATTGATGTTCGATTTGGtcaatag